ATCGTTGTCAGGTCAGTCGGCAGACGATTAATGCGATTGAAAACAACAAGTATGATCCGACTTTACAATTAGCGTTTAATATCGCCAAAGTCTTACGGACACAAGTCGATCATCTGTTCATTTCAGAACAGGAGGAATGGGATGTCTAAGAAAAAAACGGTTTTATTTTTAGTAACGCTCGTGATACTTGCGAGTCTTACCGTCATCAGTATGATCATCGAAAACAACGTAACGTTCTTCTCGATTGTTCAATTGGCGATTCTGTTGATCATGTTCTTCTCGTATTTTACGTGGGCGCGGACGACGGAGGACGAGCGTCCGGTACCTGATGACGAACTTGGAGAAAAGATTACGATGGAGAGCGGGCTCGTTAGCTACAAAATTCTGATTGTCCTGATTTTTGGATTCATCTGTCTCGATTACTTTTTACATGAATCAGCGAATCTGTTATTGATCGTTTTGTTCGCGATTGCTTTAGTTACACTACCAATCATTGAGTTTATGAAAGCACGTTCCTATCGATGAAGCGGTTTGGAACGGAAAGGAGTAAAGCATGGACGAACAACGATACTGACTTCACTTCCGATGGTACACCTACTATATTATATGGAATGTGCCTGCTGCACCATGCACGAAAAGCGATTGAGCTCGCTCCACTAGGTGTTGCTTATTATGAATTTATCTTGTTTTTTGAGGGCAATCCCATGTCTATCTGTTTAAAGAAGAAATAACTGATACCCACAAACGAATCAAAGAATTGCATAAATGATGAAAAAAATACCTAGATGAGATGACTAATAATCTCTTCTAGGTATTTTTTTATTATTTTGTCAGTACAGGTGAAATCAATGTAGTAACTGTACTGTTTCCTTCTGCAGTTACACGAAGATTCGCCACACCCGTGACATCAATATCAAAGTCTATTTCATCCGCGCCATATACAACATCATAGCGACCGAGTTCTTTTCCGTTATTGTCGGAGAATACAAGTGTCATTTCATCTTCTGGACTCGCATAGTTCAAGTCACTCGAACTTTTTGTCAAAGCTTGTTCAGTCAAAAGGGACAGTTGACCAGAT
This region of Exiguobacterium acetylicum DSM 20416 genomic DNA includes:
- a CDS encoding helix-turn-helix transcriptional regulator; translated protein: MRNHIKERRLAAKLSQQELADRCQVSRQTINAIENNKYDPTLQLAFNIAKVLRTQVDHLFISEQEEWDV